The Drosophila mauritiana strain mau12 chromosome 2R, ASM438214v1, whole genome shotgun sequence genome has a segment encoding these proteins:
- the LOC117136215 gene encoding uncharacterized protein LOC117136215 isoform X3: MLSENPPPRQKSWVGPTYRVTIIMLVIGQIQVSVAMEITPLKEFLADRYYLSLVQFVVSFLSIQLYGFFYHIIVKKPMWVRLLAGLWTYEVNTMSIMKPAKRAPYISLILSLFLTFLMMIISVIYGNSAIKHKKGLFTTRHKVILWSERIFVLTCFGIIVCAEMKRVIIEFPTLLVYTILSSVYSSNFAHSLSWSLPLPCESRTSTVRSRPGTTY; the protein is encoded by the exons ATGTTGAGCGAAAACCCCCCACCGCGCCAAAAGAGTTGGGTGGGACCCACGTACAGAGTAACCATAATTATGCTCGTCATCGGACAGATTCAGGTCTCGGTGGCCATGGAGAT AACGCCCCTGAAGGAATTTCTCGCGGATCGCTACTACCTCAGTCTCGTGCAATTTGTCGTCAGCTTCCTTTCCATCCAGCTCTACGGATTTTTCTACCACATCATCGTTAAAAAGCCGATGTGGGTGCGGCTATTGGCGGGCCTCTGGACG TACGAGGTTAACACCATGTCGATCATGAAGCCCGCCAAACGTGCCCCTTATATAAGCCTCATCCTGTCCCTCTTCCTAACATTCCTCATGATGATCATCAGTGTAATATACGGAAATAGTGCCATCAAACACAAGAAAGGCCTTTTC ACTACCCGGCACAAGGTTATCCTGTGGAGCGAGCGGATATTTGTGCTCACCTGCTTTGGCATCATCGTGTGTGCCGAGATGAAGCGTGTTATCATAGAGTTTCCTACCCTGCTAGTATACACCATTCTCTCGAGCGTG TATTCCTCCAATTTTGCCCACAGTTTGTCATGGTCTTTGCCGCTTCCATGCGAAAGCCGAACTTCTACCGTCAGGAGTCGACCGGGGACTACATACTGA
- the LOC117136212 gene encoding histidine decarboxylase isoform X3, whose product MDFKEYRQRGKEMVDYIADYLENIRERRVFPDVSPGYMRQLLPESAPIEGEPWPKIFSDVERIVMPGITHWQSPHMHAYFPALNSMPSLLGDMLADAINCLGFTWASSPACTELEIIVMNWLGKMIGLPDDFLHLSSQSRGGGVLQTTASEATLVCLLAGRTRAIQRFHEQHPGYQDAEINARLVAYCSDQAHSSVEKTALIGLVRMRYIEADEDLAMRGNLLREAIEDDIKQGLVPFWVCATLGTTGSCSFDNLEEIGIVCAEHNLWLHVDAAYAGSAFICPEFRTWLRGIERADSIAFNPSKWLMVHFDATALWVRDSTAVHRTFNVEPLYLQHENSGVAVDFMHWQIPLSRRFRALKVWFVLRSYGIKGLQRHIREGVRLAQKFEALVLADHRFELPAKRHLGLVVFRIRGDNEITEKLLKRLNHRGNLHCIPSSLKGQYVIRFTITSTHTTLDDIVKDWMEIRQVASSVLEEMNITISNRVYLKETKEKNEAFGSSLLLSNSPLSPKVVNGSFAAIFDADEFLAKTYAGVRIAHQESPSMRRRVRGILMSGKQFSLDSHMDVVVQTTLDAGNGATRTSTTNSYGRTTSAAQATSERQASIQEDNEESPEGMKPRN is encoded by the exons ATGGACTTCAAGGAATACCGCCAAAGGG GCAAGGAGATGGTCGACTATATTGCAGACTATCTGGAGAACATCCGGGAACGCCGAGTTTTTCCGGATGTGAGTCCCGGCTACATGCGCCAGTTACTGCCGGAGTCCGCTCCGATCGAAGGAGAACCGTGGCCGAAAATATTCTCGGATGTGGAGCGCATCGTGATGCCGGGCATAACCCACTGGCAGTCGCCCCACATGCACGCCTACTTTCCGGCCCTCAACTCCATGCCCTCCCTACTGGGCGACATgctggcggatgcgattaactGCCTGGGATTCACCTGGGCGAGCTCGCCGGCCTGTACCGAACTGGAGATCATAGTGATGAACTGGCTGGGCAAGATGATCGGTCTGCCGGATGACTTTCTCCACCTGAGCTCCCAAAGTCGGGGCGGCGGAGTGCTGCAGACCACTGCCAGTGAAGCTACTCTAGTTTGTCTGCTGGCGGGACGGACTCGGGCGATCCAGAGATTCCATGAGCAACATCCTGGCTACCAGGATGCGGAGATCAACGCCCGGCTGGTGGCCTACTGCTCCGATCAGGCGCACTCCAGTGTGGAGAAGACGGCTCTCATTG GACTCGTGAGGATGCGTTACATCGAGGCGGATGAGGACCTGGCGATGCGCGGCAATCTGTTGCGCGAGGCCATCGAGGATGACATTAAGCAGGGCCTGGTCCCCTTCTGG gtcTGCGCCACGCTCGGGACCACCGGCAGCTGCAGCTTCGATAACCTGGAGGAG ATTGGAATCGTGTGCGCGGAGCACAACCTGTGGCTCCACGTGGACGCCGCGTACGCCGGCAGCGCCTTCATCTGCCCGGAGTTTCGCACCTGGCTGCGTGGCATTGAGCGGGCGGATTCGATTGCCTTCAATCCGTCCAAGTGGCTGATGGTGCACTTCGATGCGACCGCATTGTGGGTTCGGGATAGCACCGCTGTCCACAGGACATTCAATGTGGAGCCGCTGTATCTGCAGCACGAGAATTCCGGAGTGGCAGTGGACTTCATGCACTGGCAGATACCGCTGAGTCGCCGATTCCGTGCCCTGAAGGTGTGGTTCGTTCTGCGATCCTACGGGATCAAAGGACTACAGCGCCACATCCGCGAAGGCGTTCGATTGGCTCAGAAATTCGAAGCCCTCGTCCTGGCCGATCATCGTTTCGAGCTGCCCGCCAAAAGGCATCTTGGCCTGGTGGTATTCCGGATACGCGGCGATAATGAGATCACCGAGAAGTTGCTGAAGAGGCTGAATCACCGCGGCAACCTGCATTGCATCCCATCGTCGCTGAAGGGACAGTATGTCATCCGGTTCACCATCACCTCGACGCACACGACCTTGGACGATATCGTCAAGGATTGGATGGAGATCCGTCAGGTGGCCTCCTCTGTGCTGGAGGAGATGAACATCACAATTTCGAATCGCGTCTATCTCAAGG AAACCAAGGAGAAAAACGAAGCTTTCGGCTCGAGTCTTCTGCTGTCGAATTCTCCGCTCTCGCCCAAGGTGGTAAACGGCTCCTTTGCGGCCATATTCGATGCGGATGAGTTTCTGGCCAAAACCTATGCCGGCGTTCGGATAGCG CACCAGGAATCGCCATCGATGAGACGACGTGTGCGTGGCATCCTCATGTCGGGCAAGCAGTTCTCGCTGGACTCCCACATGGACGTGGTGGTTCAGACGACCCTGGACGCCGGCAATGGAGCCACTCGAACCAGCACCACCAACTCCTATGGCCGCACCACTTCGGCGGCCCAGGCAACCTCGGAGAGGCAGGCCAGCATCCAGGAGGACAACGAGGAGTCGCCGGAAGGTATGAAGCCCAG aAACTGA
- the LOC117136215 gene encoding uncharacterized protein LOC117136215 isoform X2 — MLSENPPPRQKSWVGPTYRVTIIMLVIGQIQVSVAMEITPLKEFLADRYYLSLVQFVVSFLSIQLYGFFYHIIVKKPMWVRLLAGLWTYEVNTMSIMKPAKRAPYISLILSLFLTFLMMIISVIYGNSAIKHKKGLFTTRHKVILWSERIFVLTCFGIIVCAEMKRVIIEFPTLLVYTILSSVFVMVFAASMRKPNFYRQESTGDYILIGQLYYLNFFALYMGYVWTTASFIELMGWRADIHDIFVYLFYRKNIE; from the exons ATGTTGAGCGAAAACCCCCCACCGCGCCAAAAGAGTTGGGTGGGACCCACGTACAGAGTAACCATAATTATGCTCGTCATCGGACAGATTCAGGTCTCGGTGGCCATGGAGAT AACGCCCCTGAAGGAATTTCTCGCGGATCGCTACTACCTCAGTCTCGTGCAATTTGTCGTCAGCTTCCTTTCCATCCAGCTCTACGGATTTTTCTACCACATCATCGTTAAAAAGCCGATGTGGGTGCGGCTATTGGCGGGCCTCTGGACG TACGAGGTTAACACCATGTCGATCATGAAGCCCGCCAAACGTGCCCCTTATATAAGCCTCATCCTGTCCCTCTTCCTAACATTCCTCATGATGATCATCAGTGTAATATACGGAAATAGTGCCATCAAACACAAGAAAGGCCTTTTC ACTACCCGGCACAAGGTTATCCTGTGGAGCGAGCGGATATTTGTGCTCACCTGCTTTGGCATCATCGTGTGTGCCGAGATGAAGCGTGTTATCATAGAGTTTCCTACCCTGCTAGTATACACCATTCTCTCGAGCGTG TTTGTCATGGTCTTTGCCGCTTCCATGCGAAAGCCGAACTTCTACCGTCAGGAGTCGACCGGGGACTACATACTGATCGGCCAGCTGTACTACCTCAACTTCTTTGCCCTGTACATGGGCTATGTGTGGACGACAGCCTCGTTTATAGAATTGATGGGATGGCGCGCGGACATTCATGATATATTCGTGTACCTGTTTTATCGGAAGAACATCGAATGA
- the LOC117136215 gene encoding uncharacterized protein LOC117136215 isoform X1, whose amino-acid sequence MLSENPPPRQKSWVGPTYRVTIIMLVIGQIQVSVAMEITPLKEFLADRYYLSLVQFVVSFLSIQLYGFFYHIIVKKPMWVRLLAGLWTYEVNTMSIMKPAKRAPYISLILSLFLTFLMMIISVIYGNSAIKHKKGLFTTRHKVILWSERIFVLTCFGIIVCAEMKRVIIEFPTLLVYTILSSVVSLRETNRYTYFPREHIFNQVCHGLCRFHAKAELLPSGVDRGLHTDRPAVLPQLLCPVHGLCVDDSLVYRIDGMARGHS is encoded by the exons ATGTTGAGCGAAAACCCCCCACCGCGCCAAAAGAGTTGGGTGGGACCCACGTACAGAGTAACCATAATTATGCTCGTCATCGGACAGATTCAGGTCTCGGTGGCCATGGAGAT AACGCCCCTGAAGGAATTTCTCGCGGATCGCTACTACCTCAGTCTCGTGCAATTTGTCGTCAGCTTCCTTTCCATCCAGCTCTACGGATTTTTCTACCACATCATCGTTAAAAAGCCGATGTGGGTGCGGCTATTGGCGGGCCTCTGGACG TACGAGGTTAACACCATGTCGATCATGAAGCCCGCCAAACGTGCCCCTTATATAAGCCTCATCCTGTCCCTCTTCCTAACATTCCTCATGATGATCATCAGTGTAATATACGGAAATAGTGCCATCAAACACAAGAAAGGCCTTTTC ACTACCCGGCACAAGGTTATCCTGTGGAGCGAGCGGATATTTGTGCTCACCTGCTTTGGCATCATCGTGTGTGCCGAGATGAAGCGTGTTATCATAGAGTTTCCTACCCTGCTAGTATACACCATTCTCTCGAGCGTGGTAAGCCTCAGGGAAACGAATCGATACACCTACTTTCCCAGGGAGCATATTTTCAATCAGg TTTGTCATGGTCTTTGCCGCTTCCATGCGAAAGCCGAACTTCTACCGTCAGGAGTCGACCGGGGACTACATACTGATCGGCCAGCTGTACTACCTCAACTTCTTTGCCCTGTACATGGGCTATGTGTGGACGACAGCCTCGTTTATAGAATTGATGGGATGGCGCGCGGACATTCATGA
- the LOC117136214 gene encoding uncharacterized protein LOC117136214 produces the protein MEDRRQRMRAYRRARRKFACVVYMVTIAWMVLALLQWLLVSLISDISVTFTDFYWISVIFFAVAMVMVTLFIFFEKIRFIIGLNWLITVLIVEFVIIGIFALVARTLWQDLIMWFFICVLLVFLFVLLGSIIPHDLTLDVVILFVMAFIFLIVTVFFVMMHILIDMPYSFVVFQIFISTIVLLFVMYHAQTINGGRFAEMRLNDHLLASLILFHDFIIIFLLTFYAQIIYKFASKAAVTTRSPLEGSWLQTTPTNGDEVVEDNDEDTDEGPTALGSEGSPGVNAS, from the exons ATGGAGGACCGCCGCCAGAGAATGCGGGCATATCGGCGGGCCCGCCGGAAGTTTGCATGCGTCGTCTACATGGTGACCATAGCCTGGATGGTCCTGGCCCTCTTGCAGTGGCTCCTGGTCAGCCTGAT ATCGGACATAAGTGTGACCTTTACGGACTTTTACTGGATTAGCGTGATCTTCTTCGCGGTGGCCATGGTAATGGTCACGCTGTTCATATTCTTCGAGAAGATCCGCTTCATCATTGGCCTCAACTGGCTGATCACCGTGCTTATA GTGGAGTTTGTGATAATTGGTATTTTCGCTCTGGTGGCAAGAACTCTTTGGCAGGACTTGATAATGTGGTTTTTCATCTGTGTGCTGCTGGTCTTCCTGTTTGTGCTGCTGGGATCCATTATACCA CACGATCTCACATTGGACGTTGTAATACTGTTTGTAATGGCCTTTATTTTCCTGATCGTCACCGTATTCTTTGTCATGATGCACATTCTGATCGATATGCCGTACTCCTTTGTGGTATTCCAGATCTTCATAAGCACTATTGTGCTCTTG TTCGTGATGTACCATGCCCAGACGATCAATGGTGGACGCTTTGCCGAGATGCGGCTGAACGATCACCTGCTGGCCTCGCTCATCCTCTTCCACGACTTTATCATCATCTTCCTGCTCACCTTCTATGCACAGATTATCTACAAGTTCGCTTCGAAGGCCGCTGTAACCACGAGATCTCCGCTAGAGGGCAGCTGGTTGCAGACGACACCGACTAATGGGGATGAAGTCGTGGAAGACAATGACGAGGACACCGATGAAGGACCGACGGCATTGGGCAGTGAGGGCTCCCCAGGTGTAAATGCATCATAA
- the LOC117136212 gene encoding histidine decarboxylase isoform X1 codes for MDFKEYRQRGKEMVDYIADYLENIRERRVFPDVSPGYMRQLLPESAPIEGEPWPKIFSDVERIVMPGITHWQSPHMHAYFPALNSMPSLLGDMLADAINCLGFTWASSPACTELEIIVMNWLGKMIGLPDDFLHLSSQSRGGGVLQTTASEATLVCLLAGRTRAIQRFHEQHPGYQDAEINARLVAYCSDQAHSSVEKTALIGLVRMRYIEADEDLAMRGNLLREAIEDDIKQGLVPFWVCATLGTTGSCSFDNLEEIGIVCAEHNLWLHVDAAYAGSAFICPEFRTWLRGIERADSIAFNPSKWLMVHFDATALWVRDSTAVHRTFNVEPLYLQHENSGVAVDFMHWQIPLSRRFRALKVWFVLRSYGIKGLQRHIREGVRLAQKFEALVLADHRFELPAKRHLGLVVFRIRGDNEITEKLLKRLNHRGNLHCIPSSLKGQYVIRFTITSTHTTLDDIVKDWMEIRQVASSVLEEMNITISNRVYLKETKEKNEAFGSSLLLSNSPLSPKVVNGSFAAIFDADEFLAKTYAGVRIAHQESPSMRRRVRGILMSGKQFSLDSHMDVVVQTTLDAGNGATRTSTTNSYGRTTSAAQATSERQASIQEDNEESPEETELLSLCRTGNAPSPEHAHSLSTPSRSCSSSPHSLTHSLTQSSPRSSPVNQFRPITLCAVPSQSPLSMPVAMPLPNRNVTVSVDSLLTPVTTCNVYHGKRFLEPLENLAQTSASFSSSIFRLPTPMATPTRESPEDPDWPAKTFSQLLLERYSSQSQSLGNNSSTESSSLSGGATPTPTPLSSLDELVTPLLLSFASPSQPMLSAHGTGEGQREQGSDSDATVCSTTSSMESL; via the exons ATGGACTTCAAGGAATACCGCCAAAGGG GCAAGGAGATGGTCGACTATATTGCAGACTATCTGGAGAACATCCGGGAACGCCGAGTTTTTCCGGATGTGAGTCCCGGCTACATGCGCCAGTTACTGCCGGAGTCCGCTCCGATCGAAGGAGAACCGTGGCCGAAAATATTCTCGGATGTGGAGCGCATCGTGATGCCGGGCATAACCCACTGGCAGTCGCCCCACATGCACGCCTACTTTCCGGCCCTCAACTCCATGCCCTCCCTACTGGGCGACATgctggcggatgcgattaactGCCTGGGATTCACCTGGGCGAGCTCGCCGGCCTGTACCGAACTGGAGATCATAGTGATGAACTGGCTGGGCAAGATGATCGGTCTGCCGGATGACTTTCTCCACCTGAGCTCCCAAAGTCGGGGCGGCGGAGTGCTGCAGACCACTGCCAGTGAAGCTACTCTAGTTTGTCTGCTGGCGGGACGGACTCGGGCGATCCAGAGATTCCATGAGCAACATCCTGGCTACCAGGATGCGGAGATCAACGCCCGGCTGGTGGCCTACTGCTCCGATCAGGCGCACTCCAGTGTGGAGAAGACGGCTCTCATTG GACTCGTGAGGATGCGTTACATCGAGGCGGATGAGGACCTGGCGATGCGCGGCAATCTGTTGCGCGAGGCCATCGAGGATGACATTAAGCAGGGCCTGGTCCCCTTCTGG gtcTGCGCCACGCTCGGGACCACCGGCAGCTGCAGCTTCGATAACCTGGAGGAG ATTGGAATCGTGTGCGCGGAGCACAACCTGTGGCTCCACGTGGACGCCGCGTACGCCGGCAGCGCCTTCATCTGCCCGGAGTTTCGCACCTGGCTGCGTGGCATTGAGCGGGCGGATTCGATTGCCTTCAATCCGTCCAAGTGGCTGATGGTGCACTTCGATGCGACCGCATTGTGGGTTCGGGATAGCACCGCTGTCCACAGGACATTCAATGTGGAGCCGCTGTATCTGCAGCACGAGAATTCCGGAGTGGCAGTGGACTTCATGCACTGGCAGATACCGCTGAGTCGCCGATTCCGTGCCCTGAAGGTGTGGTTCGTTCTGCGATCCTACGGGATCAAAGGACTACAGCGCCACATCCGCGAAGGCGTTCGATTGGCTCAGAAATTCGAAGCCCTCGTCCTGGCCGATCATCGTTTCGAGCTGCCCGCCAAAAGGCATCTTGGCCTGGTGGTATTCCGGATACGCGGCGATAATGAGATCACCGAGAAGTTGCTGAAGAGGCTGAATCACCGCGGCAACCTGCATTGCATCCCATCGTCGCTGAAGGGACAGTATGTCATCCGGTTCACCATCACCTCGACGCACACGACCTTGGACGATATCGTCAAGGATTGGATGGAGATCCGTCAGGTGGCCTCCTCTGTGCTGGAGGAGATGAACATCACAATTTCGAATCGCGTCTATCTCAAGG AAACCAAGGAGAAAAACGAAGCTTTCGGCTCGAGTCTTCTGCTGTCGAATTCTCCGCTCTCGCCCAAGGTGGTAAACGGCTCCTTTGCGGCCATATTCGATGCGGATGAGTTTCTGGCCAAAACCTATGCCGGCGTTCGGATAGCG CACCAGGAATCGCCATCGATGAGACGACGTGTGCGTGGCATCCTCATGTCGGGCAAGCAGTTCTCGCTGGACTCCCACATGGACGTGGTGGTTCAGACGACCCTGGACGCCGGCAATGGAGCCACTCGAACCAGCACCACCAACTCCTATGGCCGCACCACTTCGGCGGCCCAGGCAACCTCGGAGAGGCAGGCCAGCATCCAGGAGGACAACGAGGAGTCGCCGGAAG aAACTGAATTGCTGTCACTGTGCAGGACCGGCAATGCACCCAGTCCCGAGCACGCCCACTCCCTATCCACTCCCAGTCGCAGCTGTAGCTCCAGCCCCCACTCACTGACCCACTCTCTCACTCAATCCTCGCCGCGATCCTCACCAGTCAACCAATTTCGACCCATTACTTTGTGCGCAGTGCCCAGTCAAAGCCCACTTTCAATGCCTGTTGCCATGCCCCTGCCCAATCGCAATGTCACCGTGTCCGTGGATAGCCTTCTGACCCCGGTCACCACCTGCAACGTTTACCATGGCAAGCGGTTTCTGGAGCCCCTCGAGAATCTCGCCCAGACCAGTGCCTccttcagcagcagcatcttCCGCCTGCCGACACccatggccacgcccacccggGAATCGCCGGAGGATCCGGACTGGCCGGCGAAGACCTTCagccagctgctgctggagcgCTACTCCTCGCAGTCCCAGTCCCTGGGCAATAACTCCTCGACGGAGAGCAGCAGTCTCAGCGGCGGGGCCACTCCCACGCCCACTCCCCTGAGTAGCCTGGATGAACTGGTGACGCCACTGCTGCTCTCATTCGCATCCCCCTCGCAGCCGATGCTCTCCGCCCATGGCACTGGGGAGGGTCAGCGGGAGCAGGGCAGCGACTCGGATGCCACCGTTTGCTCGACAACCTCATCGATGGAGTCGCTTTAG
- the LOC117136123 gene encoding LOW QUALITY PROTEIN: putative uncharacterized protein DDB_G0294196 (The sequence of the model RefSeq protein was modified relative to this genomic sequence to represent the inferred CDS: inserted 1 base in 1 codon) — MWEIHSNIGTSRSRGTLPTVLTWSGSNGAGTTECCSAALQPSSGDALHVQQQQQQQQQQQQHQQQQQQQQQQQQQDTKTRMXTTTGKRGGHRYRSRLNHRGTATIAAY; from the exons ATGTGGGAAATCCACAGCAACATTGGCACATCCAGATCCAGAGGCACACTTCCAACTGTTTTGACGTGGTCGGGTTCCAATGGCGCTGGCACTACCGAATGCTGCAGCGCAGCCTTGCAGCCATCCAGCGGCGACGCGTTGCatgtgcagcagcagcagcagcagcagcagcaacagcagcaacatcagcagcagcaacaacagcagcaacaacagcagcagcaggatacGAAAACGAGGA ACACAACCACAGGCAAACGCGGAGGACACAGATACAGAAGCAGGCTCAATCACCGAGGCACAGCAACAATTGCTGCATATTAG
- the LOC117136212 gene encoding histidine decarboxylase isoform X2 gives MDFKEYRQRGKEMVDYIADYLENIRERRVFPDVSPGYMRQLLPESAPIEGEPWPKIFSDVERIVMPGITHWQSPHMHAYFPALNSMPSLLGDMLADAINCLGFTWASSPACTELEIIVMNWLGKMIGLPDDFLHLSSQSRGGGVLQTTASEATLVCLLAGRTRAIQRFHEQHPGYQDAEINARLVAYCSDQAHSSVEKTALIGLVRMRYIEADEDLAMRGNLLREAIEDDIKQGLVPFWVCATLGTTGSCSFDNLEEIGIVCAEHNLWLHVDAAYAGSAFICPEFRTWLRGIERADSIAFNPSKWLMVHFDATALWVRDSTAVHRTFNVEPLYLQHENSGVAVDFMHWQIPLSRRFRALKVWFVLRSYGIKGLQRHIREGVRLAQKFEALVLADHRFELPAKRHLGLVVFRIRGDNEITEKLLKRLNHRGNLHCIPSSLKGQYVIRFTITSTHTTLDDIVKDWMEIRQVASSVLEEMNITISNRVYLKETKEKNEAFGSSLLLSNSPLSPKVVNGSFAAIFDADEFLAKTYAGVRIAESPSMRRRVRGILMSGKQFSLDSHMDVVVQTTLDAGNGATRTSTTNSYGRTTSAAQATSERQASIQEDNEESPEETELLSLCRTGNAPSPEHAHSLSTPSRSCSSSPHSLTHSLTQSSPRSSPVNQFRPITLCAVPSQSPLSMPVAMPLPNRNVTVSVDSLLTPVTTCNVYHGKRFLEPLENLAQTSASFSSSIFRLPTPMATPTRESPEDPDWPAKTFSQLLLERYSSQSQSLGNNSSTESSSLSGGATPTPTPLSSLDELVTPLLLSFASPSQPMLSAHGTGEGQREQGSDSDATVCSTTSSMESL, from the exons ATGGACTTCAAGGAATACCGCCAAAGGG GCAAGGAGATGGTCGACTATATTGCAGACTATCTGGAGAACATCCGGGAACGCCGAGTTTTTCCGGATGTGAGTCCCGGCTACATGCGCCAGTTACTGCCGGAGTCCGCTCCGATCGAAGGAGAACCGTGGCCGAAAATATTCTCGGATGTGGAGCGCATCGTGATGCCGGGCATAACCCACTGGCAGTCGCCCCACATGCACGCCTACTTTCCGGCCCTCAACTCCATGCCCTCCCTACTGGGCGACATgctggcggatgcgattaactGCCTGGGATTCACCTGGGCGAGCTCGCCGGCCTGTACCGAACTGGAGATCATAGTGATGAACTGGCTGGGCAAGATGATCGGTCTGCCGGATGACTTTCTCCACCTGAGCTCCCAAAGTCGGGGCGGCGGAGTGCTGCAGACCACTGCCAGTGAAGCTACTCTAGTTTGTCTGCTGGCGGGACGGACTCGGGCGATCCAGAGATTCCATGAGCAACATCCTGGCTACCAGGATGCGGAGATCAACGCCCGGCTGGTGGCCTACTGCTCCGATCAGGCGCACTCCAGTGTGGAGAAGACGGCTCTCATTG GACTCGTGAGGATGCGTTACATCGAGGCGGATGAGGACCTGGCGATGCGCGGCAATCTGTTGCGCGAGGCCATCGAGGATGACATTAAGCAGGGCCTGGTCCCCTTCTGG gtcTGCGCCACGCTCGGGACCACCGGCAGCTGCAGCTTCGATAACCTGGAGGAG ATTGGAATCGTGTGCGCGGAGCACAACCTGTGGCTCCACGTGGACGCCGCGTACGCCGGCAGCGCCTTCATCTGCCCGGAGTTTCGCACCTGGCTGCGTGGCATTGAGCGGGCGGATTCGATTGCCTTCAATCCGTCCAAGTGGCTGATGGTGCACTTCGATGCGACCGCATTGTGGGTTCGGGATAGCACCGCTGTCCACAGGACATTCAATGTGGAGCCGCTGTATCTGCAGCACGAGAATTCCGGAGTGGCAGTGGACTTCATGCACTGGCAGATACCGCTGAGTCGCCGATTCCGTGCCCTGAAGGTGTGGTTCGTTCTGCGATCCTACGGGATCAAAGGACTACAGCGCCACATCCGCGAAGGCGTTCGATTGGCTCAGAAATTCGAAGCCCTCGTCCTGGCCGATCATCGTTTCGAGCTGCCCGCCAAAAGGCATCTTGGCCTGGTGGTATTCCGGATACGCGGCGATAATGAGATCACCGAGAAGTTGCTGAAGAGGCTGAATCACCGCGGCAACCTGCATTGCATCCCATCGTCGCTGAAGGGACAGTATGTCATCCGGTTCACCATCACCTCGACGCACACGACCTTGGACGATATCGTCAAGGATTGGATGGAGATCCGTCAGGTGGCCTCCTCTGTGCTGGAGGAGATGAACATCACAATTTCGAATCGCGTCTATCTCAAGG AAACCAAGGAGAAAAACGAAGCTTTCGGCTCGAGTCTTCTGCTGTCGAATTCTCCGCTCTCGCCCAAGGTGGTAAACGGCTCCTTTGCGGCCATATTCGATGCGGATGAGTTTCTGGCCAAAACCTATGCCGGCGTTCGGATAGCG GAATCGCCATCGATGAGACGACGTGTGCGTGGCATCCTCATGTCGGGCAAGCAGTTCTCGCTGGACTCCCACATGGACGTGGTGGTTCAGACGACCCTGGACGCCGGCAATGGAGCCACTCGAACCAGCACCACCAACTCCTATGGCCGCACCACTTCGGCGGCCCAGGCAACCTCGGAGAGGCAGGCCAGCATCCAGGAGGACAACGAGGAGTCGCCGGAAG aAACTGAATTGCTGTCACTGTGCAGGACCGGCAATGCACCCAGTCCCGAGCACGCCCACTCCCTATCCACTCCCAGTCGCAGCTGTAGCTCCAGCCCCCACTCACTGACCCACTCTCTCACTCAATCCTCGCCGCGATCCTCACCAGTCAACCAATTTCGACCCATTACTTTGTGCGCAGTGCCCAGTCAAAGCCCACTTTCAATGCCTGTTGCCATGCCCCTGCCCAATCGCAATGTCACCGTGTCCGTGGATAGCCTTCTGACCCCGGTCACCACCTGCAACGTTTACCATGGCAAGCGGTTTCTGGAGCCCCTCGAGAATCTCGCCCAGACCAGTGCCTccttcagcagcagcatcttCCGCCTGCCGACACccatggccacgcccacccggGAATCGCCGGAGGATCCGGACTGGCCGGCGAAGACCTTCagccagctgctgctggagcgCTACTCCTCGCAGTCCCAGTCCCTGGGCAATAACTCCTCGACGGAGAGCAGCAGTCTCAGCGGCGGGGCCACTCCCACGCCCACTCCCCTGAGTAGCCTGGATGAACTGGTGACGCCACTGCTGCTCTCATTCGCATCCCCCTCGCAGCCGATGCTCTCCGCCCATGGCACTGGGGAGGGTCAGCGGGAGCAGGGCAGCGACTCGGATGCCACCGTTTGCTCGACAACCTCATCGATGGAGTCGCTTTAG